The following DNA comes from Pseudomonadota bacterium.
GACTCGAGCCAGGCGAGGGTGCCGTCAAGATTGTTGCGCCCGTAGTACGTGTTGTCAGCGAACCGGGCAGCCGTGTTGAACCAGGCCTGCAGCGACGATGTGGGAACCTGGCCCACGGGGGTTCCCGCGCGGAGCTCGGCCAGGGCTTTCGCGTCGAGGGCCTGCTCGGCGACGTCAGAGCCGGTGCGACCATCGACGAGGTTCGTTGCGCGGGTGGGGCGGCCGGGTGTCTGCGGCGTCTCGGGCGAGCCATCTGCCTCGCTGCGCGCCACCGTGAGGGCCGATTTCGGTTTGTAGGGGGGCACGTTCGGAATCTGCATGGCTGGCTCCGCTCTGTGTCGGGGGACGCCCCCCAGAAGCGCCTGTCTGGTGCGCACTTCGTGAAGCAGGGACACCTTCCTCTTGACGGTCGGCCGCTGTGGGTCGCGTGGCAACATTGCGAGGGTGTTGAGCGCAATTGTGCTCAAGGTGTCGGTGTTGAGCGCAATTGTGCTCAATGTGTCGGTGTTGAGCGCAATTGTGCTCAATGTGTCGGTGTTGAGCGCAATGAAAAAGGGCCGCGGTGTGGAACCGCGGCCCTCTGTTCAGCCCTCGTCGCCGCAGCGACGCAGGCCTGGCCATCGAAGCGCGGCCTAGGAGCCCCACTTCGAGCAATCCTTCTGGGTGGAGATCGGCCTTTATGGCCGATCTGCTAGTAGCGGTAGTGCTCGGGCTTGAACGGCCCTTCGACCGACACGTTGAGGTAGTCGGCCTGCTTCTTGCTCAGCGTGGTGAGCTTCACGCCGAGCTTGTCGAGGTGCAGGCGGGCGACCTCCTCGTCGAGCTTCTTCGGCAGCACGTAGACGCCAATCGGGTACTGCTCGCGCTTGTTGAAGAGCTCGATCTGGGCAAGCACCTGGTTGGTGAACGACGTCGACATCACGAACGAGGGGTGCCCCGTCGCGCAGCCGAGGTTCACCAGGCGGCCACGGGCCAGCACGATGAGCTCCTTGCCGTTGGCGAAGCGGAACTTGTCGACCTGCGGCTTGACGTTGATCTCCTTGATGTCGTTCTGCGACTCGAGCCACGCCATGTCGATCTCGCAGTCGAAGTGGCCGATGTTGCACAGGATGGCCTGATCTTTCATGGCCTTCATGTGCTCGGGGCGGATGATGTCGGCGCAGCCGGTGGCGGTGACGAAGATGTCGGCCAGGGGTGCGGCCTCTTCCATCGTGGTCACCTGGAAGCCCTCCATCGACGCCTGCAGGGCGCAGATGGGGTCGATCTCGGTGACGATGACGCGGGCGCCGAAGCGGGCCATCGCGTGCGCGCAGCCCTTGCCCACGTCGCCGTAGCCGGCCACGACCACGACCTTGCCGGCCACCATGATGTCG
Coding sequences within:
- a CDS encoding adenosylhomocysteinase; translated protein: MKKGELKVPAINVNDSVTKSKFDNLYGCRESLADGIKRATDIMVAGKVVVVAGYGDVGKGCAHAMARFGARVIVTEIDPICALQASMEGFQVTTMEEAAPLADIFVTATGCADIIRPEHMKAMKDQAILCNIGHFDCEIDMAWLESQNDIKEINVKPQVDKFRFANGKELIVLARGRLVNLGCATGHPSFVMSTSFTNQVLAQIELFNKREQYPIGVYVLPKKLDEEVARLHLDKLGVKLTTLSKKQADYLNVSVEGPFKPEHYRY